A section of the Patescibacteria group bacterium genome encodes:
- the lysS gene encoding lysine--tRNA ligase produces the protein MNDNNQSNYWLDILISRIITAHPTGELIVSSGISPSGPYHVGHGREILTADSIYRGLREAGRQVRHLHFVDAHDTLRKRYPYLPESYEQEAGKPLYKVPAPDGKSENYAKQYFSDYQKSAKKLGIEMEIIWTNELYESGVFSDAIGLCLRKRDEIAKILFDISGREVSEDWQPIQILDQSTGKLNTAKFIGYDHDTQKAHYLGEDQNEYFADASKGQIKLDWRLDWTARWKLYGVMIEGFGREHATKGGSYDTGVVLAKEIFAIDAPIPVPYDTINLKGESKKMSSSLGNLVSLIDSLEIIPPEVLRYFTFKSRPEKQLGFDPGLGLYTLMDEYAKTESATLAGEEPAFKRAWQIASLSGDQHVVSTVPFSHIVTLYQTARGEAVVILEMLERTGHKAAVQTQSESILRELKYVKNWIDRYAPENIKFEIQKKLPELEISKAQHQFLAGLLDKIKPSSMQADEIHKAVYDSAMASDLKPAEAFKLIYRLFLNKDQGPKVGFFLSSLDKDFVLNRIALKG, from the coding sequence ATGAACGATAATAACCAGAGTAACTATTGGCTAGATATATTAATATCAAGGATAATCACGGCCCACCCAACAGGCGAGCTGATTGTATCTAGTGGTATATCTCCATCGGGTCCGTATCATGTTGGTCATGGCCGAGAGATACTCACAGCCGACTCAATTTATCGCGGGTTGCGCGAGGCTGGAAGGCAAGTCCGGCACTTGCACTTCGTGGACGCCCACGATACCCTGCGCAAACGCTACCCATATCTCCCAGAATCATACGAACAAGAAGCCGGCAAGCCACTATACAAAGTCCCGGCACCAGATGGTAAATCTGAAAATTATGCTAAGCAGTACTTTTCAGATTATCAAAAGAGCGCTAAAAAGCTGGGGATTGAAATGGAGATAATCTGGACCAACGAACTCTATGAATCTGGTGTATTTTCAGATGCCATTGGGCTTTGCCTTAGAAAGCGCGACGAAATCGCCAAGATTCTTTTTGATATTAGTGGTCGGGAAGTATCAGAAGATTGGCAGCCTATTCAGATTCTCGATCAATCAACAGGCAAGCTCAATACCGCTAAGTTTATAGGTTACGACCATGACACCCAAAAAGCTCATTACTTAGGGGAAGATCAAAATGAATATTTCGCAGATGCCAGCAAGGGCCAGATTAAGCTGGATTGGCGGCTAGATTGGACAGCTCGCTGGAAACTCTATGGCGTTATGATCGAGGGTTTTGGAAGGGAGCATGCCACTAAAGGGGGAAGCTATGATACTGGGGTGGTTTTAGCCAAAGAAATATTTGCTATCGATGCGCCAATACCCGTGCCCTATGACACAATCAACCTCAAAGGGGAGTCTAAAAAGATGAGCTCCTCTCTTGGTAATTTAGTAAGCCTGATAGATTCTCTAGAAATTATTCCGCCAGAGGTGCTCAGATACTTCACTTTCAAGAGCCGCCCCGAAAAGCAGCTTGGCTTCGACCCCGGGCTGGGCCTCTATACATTAATGGATGAATACGCCAAAACTGAATCAGCCACCTTAGCAGGCGAAGAGCCAGCTTTTAAGCGAGCCTGGCAGATAGCCAGCTTATCTGGCGATCAGCATGTTGTTAGCACTGTGCCCTTCTCTCATATCGTGACCCTCTACCAGACTGCCAGAGGAGAAGCTGTTGTTATTCTGGAGATGCTCGAGCGCACTGGCCATAAGGCTGCCGTACAGACCCAATCTGAATCCATACTGCGCGAATTAAAGTATGTCAAGAATTGGATAGATCGTTATGCCCCGGAAAATATTAAATTTGAAATACAAAAGAAGCTGCCAGAACTTGAAATTAGTAAGGCTCAACATCAGTTCTTGGCTGGGTTACTCGATAAAATTAAGCCTTCATCCATGCAGGCCGATGAAATCCACAAGGCAGTTTATGACAGCGCTATGGCATCTGATTTGAAGCCAGCTGAAGCATTTAAGCTTATTTATAGGCTATTTTTAAATAAAGACCAGGGGCCGAAAGTTGGCTTTTTCCTTTCTAGCCTAGACAAAGACTTCGTATTAAATAGAATTGCACTAAAAGGGTAG
- the greA gene encoding transcription elongation factor GreA: protein MSKQNDFYLTKEGLAELQAELDNLKTTKRKEVANALKEAKEFGDLSENTDWDDAKSRQLFIEGRISELDNILKHAKVIEKSNTSSVVVGSTVEVELENDHHTFRIVGSTEANPDKGKISDESPIGKALMGKKIGEHAEVQIPAGSITYRILDVK from the coding sequence ATGTCCAAACAAAATGATTTTTATTTAACTAAAGAAGGCCTTGCAGAGCTTCAGGCCGAGCTTGATAACCTTAAAACTACCAAGCGCAAAGAAGTTGCTAATGCCCTTAAAGAGGCTAAAGAATTCGGCGACCTCAGCGAAAATACTGATTGGGATGATGCCAAATCTCGGCAGCTCTTTATCGAAGGCCGTATTTCGGAGCTTGATAATATTCTAAAGCACGCTAAAGTAATAGAAAAATCTAACACTAGCTCCGTGGTTGTAGGCTCTACCGTAGAGGTAGAACTCGAAAATGATCACCATACATTCAGGATTGTCGGCTCCACAGAGGCCAATCCAGATAAGGGTAAGATTTCCGACGAGTCTCCTATCGGTAAGGCCCTTATGGGCAAGAAAATAGGCGAACACGCAGAGGTCCAAATTCCTGCTGGCTCAATCACCTACCGAATACTAGATGTCAAATAG
- a CDS encoding M50 family metallopeptidase, translating to MINILFIIIIFSLLVIAHELGHFIAARRNGVAVDEFGIGFPPKLFGLKKRGTLYSINLLPIGGFVRLKGEDDQVVGKDSFSAQPYKAKTKIILAGVAVNLAIAYAILLILMVAGLPAILPNGFVNVGPIKPASIEKSALLTVSVAKGSAAEKAGLKPGTEIIQLNSTPVLSFDQLRDFTQANAGQEVLITTRKNGETKQVQVQLGNDPEAGYLGLVAQPIEIARYSPITAIFAAAIGVVQLALATLAAFGSFIAGLFTKAQVSSSVAGPVGIVGLFTGVMQFGWRHVLAFIASISLSLAVINSLPIPGLDGGRFALITLARLGFKITPKNEALVHYFGFGFLIILIVIVTISDISRL from the coding sequence ATGATTAATATATTATTTATAATTATAATATTTTCATTGCTTGTTATCGCGCACGAATTAGGCCATTTTATAGCCGCTAGGCGTAACGGCGTGGCTGTCGATGAATTCGGCATTGGCTTTCCGCCAAAATTATTCGGGCTCAAGAAGCGAGGCACGCTTTATAGTATAAATCTGCTACCAATCGGTGGATTTGTTAGGCTCAAGGGAGAAGATGACCAAGTAGTAGGTAAGGATAGCTTTTCGGCTCAACCCTATAAGGCCAAGACCAAAATAATATTAGCAGGTGTAGCTGTAAACCTAGCCATCGCGTATGCCATACTGCTAATTTTGATGGTAGCTGGCTTGCCAGCAATACTGCCTAATGGCTTTGTTAATGTTGGGCCTATTAAGCCCGCCAGCATCGAAAAATCTGCTCTTTTGACAGTTTCAGTGGCTAAGGGCTCGGCCGCAGAGAAAGCTGGTTTGAAGCCAGGCACCGAAATTATCCAGCTCAATAGTACTCCGGTTCTTAGCTTTGATCAGCTCAGAGACTTTACTCAAGCCAACGCTGGCCAAGAGGTTTTGATAACTACTCGTAAAAACGGCGAGACCAAGCAGGTGCAGGTTCAGCTCGGCAATGATCCCGAGGCTGGCTATCTAGGGCTAGTTGCTCAGCCAATCGAAATTGCACGATATTCTCCCATTACTGCGATTTTTGCCGCTGCCATCGGAGTAGTCCAGCTGGCACTGGCCACCTTAGCTGCCTTCGGAAGTTTTATAGCTGGGCTATTTACTAAGGCTCAAGTAAGTAGTAGCGTGGCAGGCCCAGTAGGCATAGTGGGCCTATTTACAGGCGTGATGCAATTTGGTTGGCGTCATGTACTGGCCTTCATCGCTTCAATATCTTTAAGCCTAGCAGTTATCAATAGCCTGCCAATACCAGGCCTGGACGGCGGCAGATTTGCCTTAATAACTCTAGCTAGGCTAGGCTTTAAAATAACTCCCAAAAACGAGGCCCTGGTTCATTACTTTGGCTTCGGGTTTTTGATTATTTTGATAGTAATTGTAACAATCTCGGATATATCGCGACTTTAG
- the mrdA gene encoding penicillin-binding protein 2 codes for MSIFGEFYQKPIKFKRNKKELIVSQSEDWSAAILSGSSELTASESTVPRYIYLGLAIVLTLATSLLLWRLFSIQIVQGQRNTLLANGNRIRTTTIPAPRGAIYDRNGTLLARNSALYDLVATPSQLPKADSDISQIAADLAVVLGSSQTELYQSLINIQKSDQPEVVLAANIDREKSLQVEEKSRLLQGLSLETTPQREYLDKGLLAHFLGYIGRISQEEWKENPEYRPVDVIGKSGIEKNYESELRGIAGKEQVEVDASGRPIRFLARIEPVAGKNINLSIDWELQQQMYNSVKSAAEKAGSKAGSAVSLDPQTGEVLAAVNYPTYDGNLFAKGISQADYNNLLNDESKPLNNRLSSGSYPIGSVVKPFISAAALQENVINSGTSVVDKGKLEVPNIYNPSVVYTFKGWKPEGLGTVNVVKAIQMSSDIFFYQVGGGFQSFQGLGEKRLLDWYSRFGFGSKTGIDIGEESSGSLPSPEQKKKQTNEAWYVGDTYNISIGQGDMRATPLQVAVANAAIANGGKIIKPHLLRSTSQYGVGLNNVGVSIVRSNFVSEANLRLIQQGMEDAVNGGTACCSIKSEVPVQVAGKTGTAETSSEGFDGKNPRTKPHAWFSSYAPAINPRIATVVMIENSGEGSEFAVPASKDILKWYFANR; via the coding sequence ATGAGTATATTCGGAGAATTCTACCAAAAACCCATAAAGTTCAAACGGAACAAAAAAGAACTTATAGTGTCTCAAAGCGAGGACTGGAGTGCAGCCATCTTATCTGGGTCAAGCGAACTTACAGCCAGCGAATCGACGGTGCCAAGATATATTTATTTAGGCCTGGCGATAGTTTTAACCTTGGCCACGAGCCTACTACTGTGGAGACTGTTCTCGATCCAGATCGTGCAGGGCCAGCGAAATACGCTGCTGGCTAATGGCAATAGAATAAGGACCACCACAATACCAGCCCCAAGGGGCGCAATATATGATCGAAACGGCACGCTCTTGGCAAGAAATAGCGCCCTCTACGACTTGGTAGCCACACCTTCTCAGCTACCCAAGGCCGATAGCGATATTTCACAAATAGCGGCAGACTTGGCCGTTGTCTTGGGCTCCAGCCAGACCGAGCTTTATCAGAGCCTCATAAATATACAAAAAAGCGATCAGCCAGAAGTGGTGTTGGCCGCAAATATCGATCGTGAGAAGTCGCTGCAGGTAGAGGAAAAGAGTCGTCTTTTGCAGGGGCTATCGCTGGAAACAACACCTCAAAGGGAGTACCTAGATAAAGGCTTGCTTGCTCATTTTTTAGGTTATATAGGTAGGATCTCGCAGGAAGAATGGAAGGAAAATCCCGAATATCGACCTGTTGATGTTATCGGGAAGAGCGGAATAGAGAAGAACTATGAGTCAGAGCTCAGAGGTATTGCAGGTAAAGAGCAAGTTGAGGTCGATGCATCTGGGCGCCCAATAAGGTTTTTAGCCAGAATCGAACCTGTTGCTGGTAAAAATATCAATCTAAGCATCGATTGGGAGCTCCAGCAGCAGATGTATAATTCCGTTAAATCGGCAGCCGAAAAAGCTGGTTCTAAAGCTGGGTCGGCTGTTTCGCTGGATCCCCAGACGGGAGAAGTTTTAGCAGCAGTCAATTACCCCACCTATGATGGCAATTTGTTCGCCAAAGGCATTAGCCAGGCCGATTATAATAATTTGCTCAATGACGAATCAAAGCCTTTGAATAATCGACTCAGCTCTGGTAGCTATCCAATCGGTTCGGTGGTAAAGCCCTTTATATCGGCCGCAGCCTTACAGGAAAATGTAATCAATTCTGGCACCTCGGTGGTCGATAAGGGTAAGCTCGAAGTACCCAACATCTACAATCCCTCAGTGGTCTACACTTTCAAGGGCTGGAAGCCTGAAGGTCTGGGAACTGTCAATGTCGTAAAAGCAATTCAGATGAGCTCCGATATATTCTTCTATCAGGTGGGCGGCGGCTTCCAGAGCTTTCAGGGCCTCGGGGAGAAACGATTGCTGGATTGGTATTCTAGGTTTGGATTCGGCTCTAAGACAGGCATTGATATAGGCGAGGAAAGCTCTGGATCGCTACCAAGCCCTGAGCAGAAGAAAAAACAAACCAACGAAGCCTGGTATGTAGGCGATACCTATAATATATCTATTGGCCAAGGCGATATGAGAGCCACGCCGTTACAGGTGGCAGTCGCTAATGCTGCAATCGCCAATGGCGGCAAGATAATCAAGCCACATTTGCTCCGTAGTACCTCTCAATATGGAGTAGGGCTAAATAATGTTGGCGTGAGTATTGTAAGGTCGAACTTTGTATCCGAGGCCAACTTGCGGCTTATCCAGCAGGGCATGGAAGATGCCGTAAATGGGGGAACGGCTTGTTGCAGTATCAAATCAGAGGTACCCGTGCAAGTAGCAGGTAAGACCGGCACAGCAGAAACCTCATCTGAGGGCTTTGATGGCAAAAATCCCCGAACCAAGCCCCATGCCTGGTTTAGTTCCTACGCACCAGCCATCAATCCCAGAATAGCCACCGTGGTGATGATCGAAAACTCAGGCGAAGGATCCGAATTCGCAGTGCCCGCAAGCAAGGATATACTCAAGTGGTACTTCGCTAACAGATGA
- the mreC gene encoding rod shape-determining protein MreC produces the protein MKQRYSVTVVVICLVALLVIALRYAGGFWPFRIINDQIINPIGAGISQAGRGLRDNIELITRASELSQISKNQDAEILELKNQLSSLKEIANENEQLRGQLKFNERLSLNLTAARVVSSEGTSLRKYITIDRGKNSGLASGMAVLSSGVLVGTIDRVEDFSSTVFLTSDPEFRIRAIGQDGRAQGIVRGQLGQGYLFEKITQAESITISEQIVSSGSGLVPKGILIGQVESISKSDNAVFQSAQLKPLVDLSRLEVVFVVTGLKQ, from the coding sequence ATGAAGCAAAGATACTCCGTTACAGTAGTTGTAATATGCCTAGTGGCATTGTTGGTAATAGCCCTACGCTACGCTGGCGGATTCTGGCCCTTTAGGATTATTAATGACCAAATCATCAACCCTATTGGGGCCGGGATTAGCCAGGCCGGTCGTGGACTTAGGGATAATATAGAATTAATCACCAGGGCATCGGAGCTATCGCAGATTAGTAAAAACCAGGATGCAGAAATATTAGAGCTCAAAAACCAGCTCTCCAGCCTTAAGGAAATCGCTAATGAAAACGAACAGCTCCGAGGCCAGCTAAAGTTTAATGAACGATTGTCGTTAAATCTTACGGCCGCGCGAGTAGTGTCTAGCGAAGGCACTAGTCTGCGTAAGTACATCACCATAGATCGTGGCAAAAACAGCGGCCTGGCCAGCGGCATGGCGGTGCTTTCGTCGGGCGTGTTAGTAGGTACTATAGATCGAGTTGAGGACTTTAGCTCGACGGTGTTTCTGACCTCCGATCCAGAGTTTAGGATTAGAGCAATAGGCCAGGATGGCAGAGCCCAGGGGATAGTGCGTGGCCAGCTCGGCCAAGGCTATCTATTCGAAAAGATCACCCAGGCCGAATCTATAACCATCTCCGAACAAATCGTGTCGTCAGGCTCAGGGCTAGTACCCAAGGGGATCTTGATAGGTCAAGTGGAGTCTATCTCGAAGAGTGATAATGCCGTATTCCAGTCGGCCCAGCTCAAGCCGCTGGTCGACCTGTCTAGGCTCGAGGTGGTATTTGTAGTAACGGGTCTCAAGCAATGA
- a CDS encoding rod shape-determining protein, which yields MIDSILGKFSHDIGIDLGTANTLVYVRGKGIVVNEPSVVAINTKNRQILAIGDEAKRMVGKTPANIVATRPLVDGVVSDFEITEQMLRYFIEKVHRESFVLFPRPRVVIGIPSGVTEVERRAVEDAATNAGARQAFLIEEPMAAAIGSGLSIHDAAGSMVVDIGGGTSEVAVISLGGIVASRSIRIAGDELTEDIISYCKEEFSLHIGERTAESIKINIGSAVKLNKILEAPVRGRDMVTGLPKEIIVNSNQVRQALAKSVRSIVDAVKYTIEETPPELLADIMDKGVYLAGGGALLRGLDALLAQQTKMPVHIAADPLTSVARGTGMVLEDLDSLKDVLVSTQYEKAPY from the coding sequence ATGATAGATTCAATTTTGGGTAAATTTTCGCACGATATCGGCATAGACCTAGGTACTGCCAATACCTTAGTTTATGTCCGCGGGAAAGGCATAGTCGTAAATGAGCCTTCGGTGGTCGCGATTAATACCAAGAACCGCCAGATCCTGGCAATAGGCGATGAAGCTAAGCGAATGGTCGGCAAAACCCCAGCCAATATCGTGGCCACAAGGCCTCTTGTAGATGGAGTTGTTAGTGATTTTGAAATTACAGAACAGATGCTGCGATATTTCATCGAGAAGGTCCATCGTGAAAGCTTCGTACTATTCCCTAGACCTCGAGTAGTAATTGGTATTCCATCGGGTGTTACTGAAGTCGAACGGCGCGCCGTTGAGGACGCCGCCACCAATGCAGGTGCTAGGCAAGCTTTTTTGATAGAAGAGCCTATGGCCGCCGCGATTGGTAGCGGGCTATCTATCCATGATGCGGCCGGCAGTATGGTGGTTGATATTGGCGGCGGAACTAGCGAGGTGGCGGTTATTAGCCTCGGGGGGATAGTAGCCAGCCGATCCATAAGAATTGCAGGTGATGAGCTGACAGAGGATATAATTAGCTATTGCAAAGAGGAGTTTAGCCTCCACATAGGGGAAAGAACAGCCGAGAGCATTAAAATAAATATTGGCTCAGCGGTGAAGCTTAATAAGATTCTGGAGGCTCCAGTCAGAGGCCGAGACATGGTAACGGGCCTGCCCAAGGAAATAATTGTAAATTCTAATCAAGTGCGCCAGGCTCTAGCTAAAAGCGTACGATCCATTGTCGATGCTGTTAAATACACTATCGAGGAGACCCCACCCGAACTGCTGGCCGACATCATGGACAAGGGAGTATACCTGGCTGGCGGCGGCGCACTATTAAGAGGCCTCGATGCCCTGCTTGCCCAGCAAACTAAGATGCCCGTGCACATTGCAGCCGATCCTTTAACCTCAGTCGCCAGAGGAACTGGAATGGTCCTGGAGGACCTGGATAGCCTTAAGGATGTGCTGGTCTCAACTCAGTACGAGAAGGCACCCTACTAG